The proteins below come from a single Gimesia alba genomic window:
- a CDS encoding sugar ABC transporter substrate-binding protein produces MNSARKFLISSLIVLLLVPFSIGCSEDPGSGPQKSPTEAAKGKLFGVSFQTLNNPFFVDLGEGLKKEIEANGDRLVILDAQFNSLKQKNDLSDLILQGAAGIFVNPVNWEGLKGSLLEAQRKNVPIIIVDAPVKKSDEELIVCTVASDNVLAGKLAAQALAKVNPKAKLVVLHLSVNKACIDRVEGFKTEMTQYPEMEILDVQEAKGTTEGARPVMRDLIGRYPDLNAVFAINDPNALGVISALDSANKLDQVTIVTVDGSQPGIKAIQAGKLHSTSAQFPREIGQIAAQKMLAHLRGEEVEKDVKVRVELITAENAEQFLEAN; encoded by the coding sequence ATGAACAGTGCGCGAAAGTTTCTGATCTCTTCTCTCATCGTCCTGCTACTCGTCCCGTTTTCAATCGGTTGTAGTGAAGACCCAGGTTCTGGCCCGCAGAAATCTCCTACAGAAGCTGCAAAAGGCAAACTGTTTGGTGTTTCCTTTCAAACTCTGAACAATCCGTTTTTTGTTGATCTCGGCGAAGGTTTGAAAAAAGAGATTGAAGCCAACGGAGATCGGCTCGTCATTCTGGACGCACAGTTCAATTCTCTGAAGCAGAAAAACGATCTCTCCGATTTGATCCTGCAAGGTGCTGCCGGCATATTTGTGAACCCGGTCAACTGGGAAGGTTTGAAAGGTTCGTTGCTCGAGGCCCAGCGAAAAAACGTGCCGATCATCATCGTTGATGCGCCAGTGAAAAAATCAGATGAAGAATTGATTGTGTGCACGGTCGCTTCGGATAATGTGCTCGCCGGAAAGCTGGCGGCGCAGGCACTGGCAAAAGTGAATCCGAAAGCAAAGCTGGTGGTACTGCATTTGTCTGTGAATAAAGCCTGCATCGATCGGGTGGAAGGATTTAAAACAGAAATGACGCAATATCCCGAAATGGAAATTCTGGATGTGCAGGAAGCCAAAGGCACAACCGAAGGAGCACGCCCTGTGATGCGCGATCTCATTGGTCGCTATCCCGATTTGAACGCGGTCTTCGCGATCAATGATCCCAATGCGCTGGGCGTGATATCAGCATTGGACTCAGCCAACAAACTGGATCAGGTCACGATCGTCACCGTCGATGGTTCCCAGCCGGGGATCAAAGCCATTCAAGCGGGTAAATTGCATTCCACCTCAGCCCAGTTTCCACGCGAAATCGGTCAGATTGCCGCTCAGAAAATGCTGGCACATTTACGTGGTGAAGAGGTCGAAAAAGATGTCAAAGTGCGCGTGGAGTTAATTACAGCTGAAAATGCGGAGCAGTTTCTGGAGGCAAACTGA